From Rhineura floridana isolate rRhiFlo1 chromosome 5, rRhiFlo1.hap2, whole genome shotgun sequence, a single genomic window includes:
- the PCDH20 gene encoding protocadherin-20: protein MNRRAEAREGASPIYLFPFPMLRGLFFPPSPRRGPSMTAFGMSSRGNETRRSSPPVLGSSWLLGKRRRQLAMGQRSSPGSSTSTSQRNLPNLLIFLLFLGPFNCFASYSRATELFYNINEGLPAGFLIGNLAQDLQVQGAAEEQPAVEREQQPQQWGNPPLSFSLASQGLGGQYVNLDNRTGELRTSAKEIDREALCTEDNVGSSVVASSSSSLPDSSSESCLLLLDVMILPQEYFRLVKVKIAIHDVNDNAPCFPMPQIYLFVPENSPVNTRLAIEHPAVDPDMGTNGVQIYHLQDDYGVFTLDVEENESGERTPYLIVMGALDREARDKYITLIIAEDGGVPPLVGSATLTIGISDINDNCPQFNETQINVTVFGNSSIGLHVASVHAVDVDQGINAEITYSYSQKVSQLSRTLFHLDESTGVIKLSRRIIGDTPRLHRLSILANGPGCIPAVITVLISIIKVTMRPPEVIPRFIANEVEGVVYLRELEPVNTPIAFFTIKDPDEKYKVDCCLDGDGPFRLSPYKPYHNEYLLETTKPLDYEAQQFYEVSVIAWNTEGSHVKRILKVQLLDDNDNSPVFSQPLIELSIEENNVPNAFLTKLHATDADSGERGQVSYFLGPEAPLYFSLDKVTGVLTVSTQLDREEREKYRYTVKAVDSGVPARESIATVTISVLDKNDNSPRFINKDFSFFVPENFPGFGEIGVISVTDADIGQNGWVALSVVNGSDIFVIDTGKGVLRAKVSLDREQQSSYILWVEAVDGGDPALSSTAKITVLLLDINDNPPLVLFPQSNMSYLLVLPSTLPGSPITEVYAVDNDTGMNAVIAYSIIGRRGPRPDSFKIDGKTGNITLEESLMQNDYGLYRLLVKVSDHGYPEPLHSTVMVNLFVNDTVSNESYIESLLRKEPDINIEEKEPQISIEPTQKRVEAASCMPTLVALSIISLCSITLVTGMGIYICLRKGRKYHRGDENLEVQIPLNGRIDLHMLEKKPVEISNI from the coding sequence AACTTACTCATTTTCCTGCTCTTCCTTGGACCTTTCAACTGCTTTGCAAGCTATAGTCGTGCCACTGAACTTTTCTACAACATCAATGAAGGACTACCTGCCGGGTTCCTCATCGGGAATCTAGCCCAGGATTTACAGGTTCAAGGGGCAGCAGAGGAACAGCCAGCTGTAGAGAGAGAGCAGCAACCTCAGCAATGGGGAAACCCTCCACTTTCCTTTAGCCTTGCCTCCCAAGGATTGGGAGGTCAGTATGTGAACCTAGACAACCGGACAGGAGAACTGCGCACTTCGGCAAAGGAAATTGACCGGGAGGCACTATGCACGGAGGATAATGTTGGGTCTAGTGTGGTTGCCTCGTCTTCCTCCTCCTTACCAGATTCATCATCTGAGTCATGCTTGCTGTTGCTGGATGTTATGATATTGCCTCAGGAGTATTTCCGCCTTGTCAAGGTGAAGATTGCCATCCATGATGTTAATGACAATGCACCATGCTTTCCCATGCCACAGATATACCTCTTTGTGCCTGAGAATTCACCAGTCAATACCCGTTTAGCTATTGAACACCCAGCTGTTGACCCAGACATGGGTACCAATGGGGTCCAGATATACCACCTGCAAGATGACTATGGGGTTTTTACATTGGATGTGGAGGAAAATGAAAGTGGAGAAAGAACGCCTTATCTGATTGTCATGGGTGCCTTGGACAGGGAGGCCAGAGACAAGTATATCACCCTCATAATTGCAGAGGATGGAGGCGTTCCACCACTAGTGGGCAGTGCCACCCTCACCATTGGAATCAGTGACATCAATGACAACTGCCCTCAATTCAATGAGACCCAAATCAATGTCACAGTCTTTGGGAATTCTAGCATTGGGTTGCATGTAGCCTCTGTCCATGCTGTGGATGTGGATCAGGGCATCAATGCAGAGATCACCTATTCCTACAGCCAAAAGGTGTCTCAGTTATCCCGCACTTTGTTCCACCTTGATGAAAGCACAGGTGTTATCAAGCTCTCCAGAAGGATTATTGGTGACACTCCTCGTCTCCATCGGCTGAGCATATTAGCCAACGGCCCTGGTTGTATCCCAGCAGTGATCACTGTGTTAATATCCATCATCAAAGTCACAATGAGACCTCCTGAAGTGATTCCTCGTTTTATAGCTAATGAAGTGGAAGGGGTGGTTTACCTGAGGGAGTTAGAACCTGTTAACACACCAATTGCGTTTTTTACCATAAAAGACCCAGATGAAAAATACAAAGTGGATTGCTGTCTGGATGGTGATGGCCCATTCAGGTTGTCACCGTACAAACCATATCACAACGAGTACTTATTGGAGACTACAAAGCCGTTGGATTATGAGGCTCAACAGTTCTATGAAGTATCAGTGATTGCATGGAATACTGAAGGATCCCACGTCAAAAGAATATTGAAAGTGCAGCTGCTGGATGATAATGATAACTCTCCTGTTTTCTCTCAACCACTGATAGAATTATCAATAGAAGAAAATAATGTTCCAAATGCGTTTTTGACCAAGCTGCATGCAACAGATGCTGACAGTGGAGAAAGAGGGCAAGTGTCTTATTTCTTAGGGCCTGAAGCCCCTTTGTATTTTTCTTTAGATAAAGTCACAGGAGTTTTGACCGTTTCCACCCAGCTGGACagagaagaaagagaaaaatatCGCTATACAGTTAAAGCGGTAGATTCTGGAGTACCAGCCCGAGAATCAATAGCCACAGTTACCATCTCGGTATTGGATAAAAATGACAACAGCCCAAGATTTATCAATAAGGATTTCAGTTTTTTTGTGCCAGAGAATTTCCCAGGCTTTGGCGAAATTGGAGTTATAAGTGTCACTGATGCAGATATAGGGCAAAATGGCTGGGTAGCACTTTCTGTTGTAAATGGAAGTGACATCTTTGTTATAGACACTGGCAAAGGAGTGCTAAGAGCTAAGGTCTCTCTAGACAGGGAGCAGCAGAGCTCATACATCTTGTGGGTTGAAGCAGTTGATGGAGGTGATCCTGCCTTGTCCTCTACTGCAAAAATAACTGTCCTTTTATTAGACATAAATGATAACCCACCATTGGTCTTGTTTCCTCAGTCTAACATGTCTTACCTCCTCGTCCTTCCTTCTACTCTACCGGGATCTCCTATCACTGAAGTCTATGCTGTAGATAATGACACTGGAATGAATGCAGTCATTGCATATAGTATAATAGGGAGAAGAGGTCCCCGACCAGACTCCTTTAAGATTGACGGCAAGACAGGCAATATCACTCTGGAGGAGTCGCTCATGCAGAATGACTATGGCCTCTATCGGCTTCTTGTTAAAGTCAGTGATCATGGTTATCCAGAACCTCTCCATTCCACCGTTATGGTGAATCTCTTTGTCAATGACACTGTGAGCAATGAGAGCTATATTGAAAGCCTTTTAAGAAAGGAACCTGACATTAATATTGAGGAAAAAGAACCACAAATATCTATAGAACCCACACAAAAAAGAGTAGAGGCAGCATCTTGTATGCCTACTTTAGTGGCCCTGTCAATAATAAGCTTGTGTTCAATAACACTGGTAACTGGAATGGGTATTTATATCTGCCTAAGGAAAGGAAGAAAATACCACAGAGGAGACGAAAATTTGGAAGTACAAATCCCATTAAATGGAAGAATTGATCTACATATGCTGGAGAAGAAACCTGTAGAAATTTCCAATATCTGA